One genomic segment of Catalinimonas alkaloidigena includes these proteins:
- a CDS encoding winged helix-turn-helix transcriptional regulator: MDTTTPKKLKFRDKEYPCCASLTMGIIGGKWKTVILYHLMSKKQRYSELRKSMPTVTERTLSLQLKALEEDGLIKRKVYTSKPPLKVEYFLTDFGKTLIPLIQSIADWGDYVVEKYSK; the protein is encoded by the coding sequence ATGGATACGACTACTCCCAAAAAATTAAAATTCAGAGATAAAGAATATCCTTGTTGTGCAAGCTTAACAATGGGTATCATTGGAGGAAAATGGAAAACAGTAATCCTTTATCATTTGATGAGTAAAAAACAGAGGTATAGCGAATTAAGAAAATCAATGCCTACGGTCACAGAAAGAACATTGAGTTTACAACTTAAAGCTTTAGAAGAAGATGGTTTGATAAAAAGAAAGGTTTACACATCTAAACCACCCTTGAAAGTCGAATATTTCTTAACAGATTTTGGTAAAACCTTAATTCCGTTGATACAATCTATTGCGGATTGGGGTGATTATGTGGTAGAGAAATACTCCAAATAA
- a CDS encoding RNA polymerase sigma factor — MIEFPDENLYTPVGSTNIAWLWEQMLAGDKESFGKVYHYTFQKLYRYGCKMTSEEIVEEVIQELFIKLWHKRERLPQVSAPLAYLFRAFRNQLFNQLSKTKNNNFLPLDQVINFSYQISDESQYAQQREILQQAINKLSDQQREVIYLLYFNDLSAAEVADVLSLKIRTVYNTAQQAVNMLRKHLQKDSFAFHMFPIGFLLLYFL, encoded by the coding sequence ATGATTGAGTTTCCTGATGAAAATCTTTACACTCCGGTAGGTTCAACTAACATAGCCTGGTTATGGGAACAAATGCTTGCCGGGGATAAAGAATCATTTGGGAAAGTTTATCACTACACTTTTCAAAAGCTATATCGCTATGGCTGTAAAATGACTTCGGAAGAAATTGTTGAAGAAGTAATTCAGGAGTTATTTATTAAACTTTGGCATAAGAGAGAACGCTTACCTCAGGTATCTGCCCCCCTGGCTTATTTATTTCGGGCTTTTCGTAATCAGCTATTTAACCAGCTCAGCAAAACGAAGAACAATAACTTTTTACCTTTAGACCAAGTCATAAATTTCAGTTATCAGATCAGTGATGAATCACAATATGCCCAGCAGCGAGAAATTTTACAGCAGGCTATAAATAAGCTCTCTGATCAGCAACGGGAGGTAATTTATCTGTTGTACTTCAATGATCTTAGTGCTGCTGAAGTCGCTGATGTCCTTTCACTTAAAATTCGTACAGTCTATAATACAGCACAACAGGCAGTGAATATGCTGCGCAAGCATTTACAAAAAGATTCATTTGCGTTTCATATGTTTCCTATTGGTTTTCTGCTTCTCTATTTTTTATAA
- a CDS encoding integrase core domain-containing protein yields the protein MPVYSDPSHPEQNGRHERMHRDLKAACAKPSAYDLRVQQRRLNCFVKEYNHVRPHEALEMQTPASVHEFSTRPFPERISNFDYDSELKVLKVSRNGSVRWGSYNWVYVSASLQGKYIGALEMGNGIWRVFYRNVFLGYFNENELRTKEQSVRLETNLV from the coding sequence ATGCCGGTGTATTCTGATCCTTCGCACCCTGAACAAAACGGACGGCATGAGCGCATGCATCGTGATTTGAAAGCTGCTTGCGCCAAACCTTCAGCTTATGATTTAAGAGTACAACAAAGACGTTTAAATTGTTTTGTAAAGGAGTATAATCATGTAAGACCCCACGAAGCTTTGGAGATGCAAACGCCTGCTTCCGTGCATGAATTTTCTACGCGTCCTTTTCCGGAAAGAATCTCCAACTTTGATTACGACTCAGAACTGAAAGTCTTGAAAGTAAGCAGGAACGGCTCTGTACGATGGGGCTCTTACAACTGGGTGTATGTATCCGCATCATTGCAAGGAAAATACATCGGAGCTTTGGAGATGGGCAACGGAATTTGGCGTGTGTTTTACAGAAATGTATTTTTAGGATACTTTAATGAAAATGAATTAAGAACTAAAGAACAATCAGTAAGGCTTGAAACGAATCTAGTGTAA
- a CDS encoding DinB family protein codes for MKMKSEQLRIDLMEWTHQHLNEAETLKKMPLKTLRWKASAEQWNVLECIEHLNLYGDYYLPEIDRQINSSKYPAEEFFKSGLLGNYFAKTMLPREKLNKMKTFKDKNPLDSMLDKAVLDRFIEQQKQTLALLEQSRQVSLSRTKTGISISKWIRLKLGDTFRVVIYHNRRHMVQTEKVLQAYRKVEKTAVFIK; via the coding sequence ATGAAAATGAAATCAGAACAGTTGCGCATCGATCTTATGGAGTGGACCCATCAACATCTGAATGAAGCGGAAACACTGAAAAAGATGCCTCTTAAGACATTGCGGTGGAAAGCATCAGCCGAGCAGTGGAATGTGTTGGAGTGTATAGAGCACCTGAATCTTTACGGAGATTACTATCTGCCAGAAATTGACAGACAGATCAACAGCAGCAAGTATCCGGCGGAGGAGTTTTTTAAAAGTGGACTGCTGGGTAATTACTTTGCGAAGACGATGCTGCCCCGGGAAAAGCTGAATAAGATGAAGACTTTCAAAGACAAAAACCCTTTGGACAGTATGTTGGACAAGGCCGTACTGGATCGCTTCATTGAACAGCAAAAACAAACCTTAGCACTGCTGGAGCAAAGCAGGCAGGTAAGCCTGAGTCGTACCAAAACCGGCATCAGCATTTCTAAATGGATAAGATTAAAGCTGGGGGATACCTTTAGAGTGGTAATTTACCATAATCGTCGACATATGGTGCAGACGGAAAAGGTGCTGCAGGCTTATAGGAAAGTTGAAAAGACTGCCGTATTCATCAAGTAG
- a CDS encoding zinc-dependent alcohol dehydrogenase family protein, with protein MEAMMINKYGEDSVFEKQKTVTPSLKSGELLIKIAASSVNTVDTMIRKMGEDLPFSPDTPAILGMDFAGTIESIADDVTDFFPGDDVYGCVGGLADLPGTLAEYVAADRRLIAKKPKNISMREAAAIPLVGITAYEGLMRAGITSGQKVLVHGGSGGVGHIALQLAKHFGADVYATGNGENQTNLIEQLGATAINYKTEAVEAYVEKHTNGSGFDIVYDSVGAENLINSFNAATLNGHIATTVSLCELDLTIAHFKGLSLHVVFMLIPMLHDYKREEHGEILKKLAEIVEEGGLKPILDEHLFSLEEAGKAHARLESGQAMGKVVVVNHKA; from the coding sequence ATGGAAGCAATGATGATTAATAAATACGGAGAAGATTCTGTATTTGAAAAACAAAAAACAGTAACTCCATCCTTAAAATCTGGAGAGCTACTCATTAAGATAGCAGCATCAAGTGTAAATACAGTGGATACCATGATTAGAAAAATGGGAGAAGATCTACCCTTTTCACCAGACACACCAGCCATTTTAGGAATGGACTTTGCCGGAACCATTGAGTCTATTGCAGATGATGTTACTGATTTTTTTCCTGGTGATGATGTGTATGGATGTGTAGGTGGTCTAGCAGATTTACCGGGTACTCTGGCAGAATATGTTGCCGCTGATCGTAGGCTTATCGCCAAAAAACCAAAAAATATTTCAATGCGGGAAGCTGCGGCTATACCATTAGTTGGTATTACTGCTTATGAGGGATTAATGCGTGCTGGTATCACATCAGGACAAAAAGTTTTGGTGCATGGTGGTTCAGGTGGTGTTGGTCACATAGCCCTACAATTAGCAAAACACTTTGGAGCAGATGTTTACGCTACTGGTAATGGCGAAAATCAAACGAATCTTATCGAACAACTAGGTGCCACTGCAATCAATTACAAAACAGAAGCTGTGGAAGCCTATGTTGAAAAACATACCAATGGTAGTGGCTTTGATATTGTATATGATTCCGTGGGAGCAGAAAACCTAATTAATTCGTTTAATGCCGCTACTCTTAATGGCCATATCGCTACTACAGTTTCTTTATGTGAATTAGACCTCACAATAGCTCATTTTAAGGGGCTTTCGTTGCACGTAGTGTTCATGCTAATTCCAATGTTGCATGATTATAAACGCGAAGAACACGGTGAAATACTCAAAAAGTTAGCAGAAATAGTAGAAGAAGGTGGCTTAAAACCTATTCTGGACGAGCACTTGTTTTCACTTGAAGAAGCTGGAAAAGCACATGCACGCCTGGAAAGTGGGCAGGCTATGGGTAAAGTAGTTGTTGTAAACCACAAAGCGTAA
- a CDS encoding DUF433 domain-containing protein: protein MENPLINRITVNPEICHGKPTIRNKRYTVDLILDLLSAGSTHAEILEDYPNLEEEDILACLAYATKVTKYSSYTKISV from the coding sequence ATGGAAAATCCACTAATAAATAGAATCACCGTTAACCCCGAAATTTGTCACGGGAAACCCACCATTAGGAATAAGCGGTACACAGTAGATTTAATTCTCGACCTTTTGTCCGCCGGATCAACTCATGCTGAAATATTGGAAGATTACCCTAATCTGGAAGAGGAAGATATTTTAGCATGTTTAGCCTACGCAACGAAAGTAACGAAGTATTCGAGCTATACTAAAATTTCAGTATGA
- a CDS encoding SDR family NAD(P)-dependent oxidoreductase — protein sequence MKTIFITGSTDGIGKLTAIQLAKDGQHLLLHGRNSEKLQKTVAEIKALSDNESISGFVSDLSDFGSIKKVTTALIDQISKIDVLINNAGVFKSSVHPIQKGLDLRFAVNFFAPYLLTHELIPILKKSSSPRVINVSSAAQSSVSLAALKGDETLSAQETYAQSKLALTMWSFHLAQTLDFLNVIAVNPGSLLNTKMVQEAYGQFWSSADKGAEILYDLAISDQYSKSSGKYFDNDTGDFSEAHKDAYNQNMIARLIAETDKILGL from the coding sequence ATGAAAACTATATTCATAACAGGAAGTACAGATGGCATTGGCAAACTAACTGCTATTCAATTAGCAAAGGATGGACAGCACCTTCTGTTACATGGAAGAAATAGCGAAAAGCTTCAAAAAACAGTGGCTGAGATAAAAGCGCTTTCAGATAATGAAAGCATAAGTGGGTTTGTATCTGATTTATCAGATTTCGGAAGCATCAAAAAAGTGACCACTGCATTGATTGATCAAATTTCAAAAATTGATGTCTTAATCAACAATGCCGGGGTTTTCAAAAGTAGTGTTCATCCGATTCAAAAGGGATTAGATTTACGGTTTGCTGTCAATTTTTTTGCTCCTTACCTGTTGACCCACGAATTAATACCAATACTTAAAAAGAGCAGTTCGCCGAGGGTAATTAATGTAAGCTCAGCAGCACAATCGAGTGTTTCATTAGCAGCATTGAAGGGCGATGAAACACTATCAGCACAAGAAACATACGCACAAAGCAAGCTGGCTCTAACCATGTGGAGTTTTCACCTCGCACAAACATTAGATTTCTTAAATGTAATTGCTGTAAATCCAGGTTCATTGTTGAATACGAAAATGGTGCAGGAAGCGTATGGGCAGTTCTGGTCCTCAGCGGATAAAGGGGCTGAGATTTTATATGACTTAGCTATTTCTGACCAATATTCTAAAAGTAGCGGAAAATATTTTGATAATGATACTGGAGATTTTTCTGAAGCACACAAGGATGCGTATAACCAAAACATGATTGCACGGCTGATTGCTGAAACCGATAAAATTCTTGGTTTGTAA
- a CDS encoding SusC/RagA family TonB-linked outer membrane protein — MKNLIRNLSLLSVLLYILVVQSKAQHLAGVYDDTLMPPLQDNKKTLLEVLDKLEGKYAIIFDYDPQLINKKIVEQELLDKYEKSNNIEEILKSLLIPLELNYEKYSSNSFLIYPIIKPIQQIPEKAGDPSGHSPGNIRVIERMGTSMYQIRYVQQNISGTVTDGQSGDPLPGVNVLAKGTTTGTVTDIDGSYRLSVEDDVNTLIFSSIGYLSQEIPINKRSVINIALEEDVQSLEEIVVVGYGTQRSQDVTGSVATVDQNSIKNVPVSTIDQKMVGQVAGVQIQQVSGAPGAGTSVKIRGSGSLGAGNEPLYVVDGMPYSSGMNQTLNPLTFIDPNNIESITVLKDASSTAIYGSRGANGVIMITTKKGEYEQTQVNFSSMYGIQQVPQKGRPELLNQREFAQFQRDRIDIAVRQTENREPTLADYPEEYRDLERLSGKGTDWYDLVLQAAPVQDHNFSLLKGTKDSRINLSVGYFKQDGALKYTGLERFSGKLGIESNISETFRIGASIQPSYIEQNRASTNQNRNDVLGVSLWANPISTPYDENGVLKPYIVAPQSNFHSAWSFANPLFILRETTQSQKTFQNLGIAYAEWEILPNLSVKSSINTILEASKYFGYFPSTVGSPNRPPTAGTGSSSNSRGNSFNWLIENTLNYDKTFGDHRINSLVGYTSQKFTSNGINLNASPYPNDLIETINAAQAIDSWGENVNEWSMISYLGRINYAFKDRYLLTATFRSDGSSRFGVEKRYAFFPSVAAAWRVSEESFFKENDLLSDMKVRLSYGKSGNNNIGNYAHLASINAGSYIFGNTQVTAASVGLSNPFLTWEESHQIDAGIDLGLFNNRVSLAVDYYNRKSNNMLLDDVIPAITGFNSQTINQGSVRNSGVEIALGGSPVVGDFNWNVNLNLAFNRNEVLSLNDNSVRILAGNNDGNPTHISVVGKPIGQFFGFVLEGIYTAEYLEDPEVINSPQVYEGNVKYKDVNGDGVINDVLDYTIIGNPHPDFIFGFTNNFNYKNFDLSVIVNGQYGGQVMNGLRQTTDNLQGFFNVDRDWENRWRSREQPGDGIHSGIPQVRPSWGHRVSTLWVEDASYLRVANLTFGYTFPQNLMENTGFIKNSRIYFTVQNLAMFTNYKGANPEAQAVNRDNTLAPGFDMTSYPLARTTSVGINLSF, encoded by the coding sequence ATGAAAAACCTAATACGCAACCTAAGTCTGCTCTCGGTGCTACTATACATTTTAGTAGTGCAATCAAAGGCGCAGCATCTTGCGGGTGTATATGATGATACATTGATGCCACCTCTGCAAGATAATAAGAAAACTCTTCTGGAAGTACTTGACAAACTAGAGGGTAAATATGCTATCATATTTGATTATGACCCGCAGTTGATCAATAAAAAGATAGTGGAGCAGGAACTACTGGATAAATACGAAAAAAGCAATAATATAGAAGAGATTTTGAAGAGCTTACTGATACCTCTTGAGCTCAACTACGAGAAATATTCCAGTAATTCTTTTCTCATTTATCCTATTATCAAGCCGATTCAGCAAATCCCTGAGAAGGCTGGTGACCCATCTGGACACTCTCCGGGCAATATTAGAGTCATTGAGAGAATGGGAACTAGTATGTATCAAATTCGCTATGTACAACAAAATATTAGTGGAACAGTGACTGACGGGCAGAGCGGTGATCCTCTTCCTGGCGTCAATGTACTTGCTAAAGGTACTACTACCGGTACAGTAACCGATATAGATGGCAGCTATCGTTTAAGTGTAGAAGATGATGTAAATACTTTGATATTTTCCTCCATTGGATATTTATCTCAGGAAATACCTATAAATAAAAGATCTGTCATCAACATCGCCCTGGAAGAGGATGTTCAGAGCTTAGAGGAAATCGTCGTCGTAGGTTATGGTACGCAACGTTCACAAGATGTAACGGGATCTGTAGCAACCGTAGATCAGAATTCAATAAAAAATGTGCCTGTATCTACCATTGATCAAAAAATGGTGGGGCAGGTAGCCGGGGTTCAGATCCAGCAAGTATCAGGGGCTCCAGGAGCTGGAACTTCGGTAAAAATCCGTGGTAGTGGCTCTCTCGGTGCGGGTAATGAACCCTTATATGTAGTGGATGGTATGCCTTATTCTTCGGGCATGAACCAAACCCTGAATCCGTTAACTTTTATTGATCCCAATAATATAGAATCTATCACTGTGTTGAAAGATGCCTCATCAACTGCCATCTATGGCTCACGTGGTGCGAATGGTGTGATCATGATCACTACTAAAAAAGGGGAGTATGAACAGACTCAAGTAAACTTTTCTTCTATGTACGGAATACAGCAGGTTCCTCAGAAGGGTAGACCTGAGCTTTTGAATCAGAGGGAGTTTGCACAGTTTCAAAGAGACCGAATAGATATTGCTGTAAGACAGACAGAAAACAGAGAGCCTACGCTTGCTGACTACCCTGAAGAATACAGAGACCTGGAGAGACTGAGCGGTAAAGGAACGGATTGGTATGACCTGGTCTTACAGGCTGCTCCCGTTCAGGACCATAATTTCAGTTTATTAAAAGGCACTAAAGATTCAAGAATTAATTTGAGTGTAGGATATTTTAAGCAGGATGGCGCACTCAAATACACTGGATTGGAAAGGTTTAGCGGCAAGCTGGGGATAGAATCCAATATTAGTGAAACCTTCAGGATTGGAGCCTCCATTCAACCTTCTTATATAGAACAAAATCGTGCAAGCACCAATCAGAATAGAAATGATGTCCTGGGCGTAAGTTTATGGGCCAACCCCATATCTACTCCTTACGATGAAAATGGTGTGTTGAAACCATATATCGTCGCTCCTCAGAGTAATTTCCATTCAGCTTGGAGTTTTGCTAATCCTTTGTTTATTCTGAGAGAGACTACGCAGTCTCAAAAGACTTTTCAGAACCTGGGAATAGCTTATGCTGAATGGGAAATTCTGCCCAACTTAAGCGTAAAATCCTCTATCAACACTATTTTAGAAGCCTCAAAATATTTTGGGTATTTCCCCAGTACTGTCGGCTCTCCTAACAGACCTCCGACAGCAGGAACAGGAAGTTCTAGCAATAGCAGAGGAAATAGCTTCAATTGGTTAATTGAAAATACGCTTAACTATGATAAGACCTTTGGTGATCATAGAATCAATTCATTAGTGGGATATACAAGTCAGAAGTTTACATCAAATGGCATTAACCTCAATGCAAGTCCTTATCCTAATGATTTAATTGAAACAATAAATGCTGCACAAGCCATAGATTCTTGGGGAGAAAATGTCAATGAATGGAGCATGATATCTTATTTGGGAAGAATAAATTATGCATTTAAGGATCGTTATCTGTTAACTGCTACTTTCCGATCTGATGGATCATCACGTTTTGGGGTTGAAAAAAGATATGCGTTCTTTCCCTCGGTAGCTGCAGCCTGGAGAGTTTCAGAGGAGTCCTTTTTTAAGGAAAATGATCTGCTTAGTGATATGAAAGTAAGGCTAAGCTATGGAAAGAGTGGGAATAATAATATTGGGAATTATGCCCATCTGGCTTCTATCAATGCCGGCTCATACATTTTTGGTAATACTCAGGTGACAGCAGCAAGCGTAGGTTTATCCAATCCCTTCCTTACCTGGGAAGAATCGCATCAAATTGATGCAGGTATAGACCTGGGGTTATTCAATAACCGTGTCTCTTTGGCAGTAGATTACTACAATAGAAAGAGTAATAATATGCTGTTAGATGATGTGATTCCTGCGATTACAGGCTTTAATTCACAAACTATCAACCAAGGAAGTGTGCGTAATTCGGGGGTTGAAATTGCCCTGGGAGGCTCACCGGTGGTGGGAGATTTTAATTGGAATGTAAATTTGAATCTGGCGTTTAACAGAAACGAAGTACTTTCTTTAAATGATAATTCTGTTCGCATTTTAGCGGGAAATAATGATGGAAATCCTACGCATATCTCAGTAGTAGGCAAACCAATTGGTCAGTTTTTTGGATTTGTATTAGAAGGAATCTACACGGCTGAATATTTAGAAGATCCTGAAGTCATCAATTCACCCCAAGTTTACGAGGGCAATGTAAAATATAAAGATGTAAATGGAGATGGGGTAATCAATGATGTATTAGATTATACGATAATCGGTAATCCTCATCCTGACTTTATTTTCGGATTTACCAACAATTTCAATTATAAAAATTTTGATTTGAGCGTGATTGTCAATGGTCAATATGGAGGTCAGGTGATGAATGGCTTACGTCAGACTACGGATAACTTACAAGGATTTTTTAATGTAGATCGTGACTGGGAAAATCGTTGGAGAAGTAGGGAACAGCCGGGGGATGGCATACATTCCGGCATTCCTCAGGTAAGACCAAGCTGGGGGCACAGGGTTTCTACTCTATGGGTAGAAGATGCCTCTTACCTAAGAGTAGCTAACCTGACATTTGGCTACACTTTTCCTCAAAACCTGATGGAGAATACTGGTTTTATCAAAAATTCACGGATTTATTTTACCGTTCAGAATTTAGCCATGTTTACAAATTATAAGGGAGCTAACCCAGAAGCTCAAGCGGTAAATAGAGACAATACTTTAGCTCCTGGCTTTGATATGACTTCTTATCCTTTAGCTAGAACTACCTCTGTAGGAATCAATCTTTCATTTTAA
- a CDS encoding FecR family protein, producing MEDHIKTVDQLLNDPAFRKWVLSPESEEAQGWQSWIDSHAEHRAIVEEAKELLLGIQPKVERHRQAEEKVWSAISEGIQEKEAKQYTFTSHAKSPVWKVAASITIGLLSTAILYLWLSSSSYISVTTTYGEMQEVKLPDSSWVVLNANSSLRYEADWEEGIDREVWLEGEAFFKVEKKLSGSATQSSANSYIKFTVHADPLDVEVIGTEFSVNHRAENTQVVLNEGIVRVKDMREKQEEIMLKPGEMLSYNNKVLQLSQVDASTKISWKDELVIFNDEPLSKIFKRIEDTYGYTIRVSDKAILERRFSGSYPRDTVKVLLDKMEKLYQLNITENDRQIIIDK from the coding sequence ATGGAAGATCACATAAAAACAGTTGACCAATTACTCAATGATCCAGCTTTTAGAAAGTGGGTGCTTTCACCGGAGTCCGAAGAAGCCCAAGGCTGGCAAAGCTGGATAGACTCCCACGCTGAGCATCGGGCTATTGTAGAAGAGGCAAAAGAGCTTTTGCTGGGGATACAGCCAAAAGTTGAGCGCCATAGACAGGCAGAAGAAAAAGTTTGGTCTGCCATCAGCGAAGGAATCCAAGAAAAAGAGGCTAAGCAGTATACGTTTACTTCCCACGCAAAGTCCCCAGTTTGGAAAGTGGCAGCCAGTATTACTATAGGTTTGTTAAGTACAGCTATACTTTATCTTTGGTTATCCTCTTCCTCCTACATTTCAGTGACTACTACTTACGGAGAAATGCAAGAGGTTAAGTTGCCTGACAGTTCCTGGGTTGTTCTAAATGCCAATTCTTCTTTAAGGTATGAAGCGGATTGGGAAGAAGGTATTGACAGAGAAGTATGGTTAGAGGGGGAAGCCTTCTTCAAAGTGGAAAAAAAGCTTTCAGGCTCAGCTACTCAATCATCAGCAAATTCTTATATCAAATTTACTGTACATGCAGATCCTTTGGATGTAGAGGTTATAGGGACTGAGTTTAGTGTGAATCACAGAGCTGAAAACACCCAGGTGGTACTCAATGAGGGGATAGTACGGGTGAAAGATATGCGGGAAAAGCAGGAAGAAATTATGTTGAAGCCTGGAGAAATGCTCAGTTATAATAATAAGGTGTTGCAACTTAGTCAGGTAGACGCCAGCACCAAAATATCATGGAAAGATGAACTGGTTATTTTTAATGATGAACCTCTGTCTAAAATATTTAAAAGGATAGAAGACACCTATGGTTATACGATCAGGGTATCAGACAAAGCTATTCTGGAACGTAGGTTCTCTGGCTCTTACCCTCGTGATACTGTCAAAGTATTATTAGATAAAATGGAAAAACTGTATCAACTCAACATCACGGAAAATGATAGACAAATAATAATAGATAAGTAG
- a CDS encoding helix-turn-helix domain-containing protein, translating to MPWKETTIMEQKIEFICEWRIGQYTLAELCRSFEISRPTAYKIIARFENEGYEGLRELSRKPRGMHPNATDQKVVEDILKLKERHKLWGVKKIHKLLYNDFSDEMVPSILTVHNILKKHGLVSPQKRLRRVKPIRPIFDPKHCNEVWSADYKGKFLMGNKIYCHPLTIADSKSRFVFTAKGHYDTIKKTWLQQRLSSQRFSESMVSPNKSIPIMVVCLGL from the coding sequence ATGCCTTGGAAAGAAACAACGATAATGGAACAAAAAATTGAGTTTATCTGTGAATGGCGTATCGGACAATATACGCTCGCGGAACTTTGCAGAAGCTTTGAAATATCTAGGCCTACTGCCTATAAAATCATAGCCCGATTTGAAAACGAAGGATATGAAGGGCTCAGAGAACTTTCAAGAAAACCTCGTGGAATGCATCCGAATGCGACCGATCAAAAGGTGGTGGAAGACATTCTTAAACTGAAAGAAAGACACAAGTTGTGGGGAGTAAAAAAGATCCACAAACTGTTGTATAACGATTTTTCAGATGAAATGGTCCCAAGTATTTTGACCGTACACAATATCCTGAAAAAACACGGTTTAGTAAGTCCTCAAAAACGTTTGCGAAGAGTCAAACCCATTCGCCCCATTTTTGATCCAAAGCACTGCAATGAAGTGTGGAGCGCGGATTACAAAGGAAAGTTCCTGATGGGCAATAAAATCTATTGTCATCCACTAACCATAGCTGACTCAAAAAGTAGATTTGTATTTACAGCAAAAGGACACTATGACACTATAAAGAAAACCTGGCTTCAGCAAAGGCTGAGTTCACAAAGGTTTTCAGAAAGTATGGTATCCCCAAACAAATCCATACCGATAATGGTAGTCTGTTTGGGTCTGTAA
- a CDS encoding DUF4437 domain-containing protein, with translation MHSRITYFALVCTFLIVTSFKGDQSSECATNPTNKVVLSSEIAWEKLNPARGDQSPLAGTLWGDRNGTEATGFLARFADGFSSPPHIHNVTYRAVVIKGLVHNDDPKAENMWMGTGSFWTQPKGESHITSAKGEENIALVEIDNGPYLVRPTDQAFDNGERPVNIDALNIVWLDSEITDWVDQNSNAHISILWQINESKGLFLKLPVGFNGTIKSDGDVMRSVIIKGVIDYELPQTEEIKTLNAGSYFTSTGQAIHTITNNAISEIIMYISTNGRIKVEQS, from the coding sequence ATGCATTCAAGAATCACATATTTCGCACTGGTTTGTACTTTTCTAATAGTGACTTCTTTTAAAGGAGACCAAAGTTCAGAATGCGCTACAAATCCAACCAATAAAGTAGTATTAAGCTCAGAAATCGCCTGGGAGAAATTAAATCCTGCCAGAGGAGACCAAAGTCCACTGGCAGGTACACTTTGGGGCGACAGAAATGGAACGGAAGCTACAGGTTTTTTGGCCAGATTTGCAGATGGATTTTCATCGCCGCCGCATATTCACAACGTAACCTACCGAGCGGTGGTCATCAAAGGTTTAGTTCACAATGACGACCCGAAAGCAGAAAATATGTGGATGGGAACCGGATCATTCTGGACACAACCGAAAGGAGAATCACACATCACTTCCGCCAAAGGAGAGGAAAACATTGCATTGGTGGAAATTGACAATGGACCCTATTTAGTTAGGCCAACAGATCAAGCATTTGACAATGGAGAACGCCCGGTAAATATCGATGCTTTGAACATAGTATGGTTAGACAGTGAAATAACTGATTGGGTAGACCAAAATAGTAATGCGCACATTAGCATCCTTTGGCAAATTAATGAATCAAAAGGGCTTTTTCTGAAACTGCCTGTTGGATTTAACGGGACCATTAAAAGCGATGGCGATGTGATGCGTTCGGTTATTATAAAAGGAGTAATCGACTACGAATTACCACAAACAGAAGAAATAAAAACATTAAATGCCGGAAGTTATTTTACTTCAACAGGCCAAGCCATACATACAATTACTAATAACGCTATTAGTGAGATTATCATGTACATAAGTACTAACGGACGTATTAAAGTCGAGCAGTCATGA
- a CDS encoding DUF5615 family PIN-like protein has protein sequence MKLIVDAQLPAKLCEVLNQLGLESIHVDELPKGDETPDMEITKFADRENLIVVTKDFDFYHSHMTLGKPKKLFLITTGNLKNRQLFNLFRNNTLIIKNALNRSSFVELSNEGITEHK, from the coding sequence ATGAAGCTGATTGTGGATGCTCAACTTCCAGCAAAGCTTTGTGAAGTACTGAACCAGCTTGGATTAGAATCCATCCATGTCGATGAACTCCCAAAAGGGGATGAAACCCCCGACATGGAAATTACTAAATTTGCTGATCGTGAAAACCTTATTGTTGTAACCAAAGATTTTGACTTTTACCACTCACATATGACTCTAGGGAAGCCGAAGAAGTTATTCCTAATCACAACTGGAAATCTGAAAAATAGACAGTTATTTAACCTATTCAGAAACAACACTTTAATCATTAAGAATGCTTTGAATAGAAGTAGTTTCGTAGAACTAAGTAACGAAGGTATAACCGAACATAAATAA